From the genome of Hymenobacter sp. PAMC 26628, one region includes:
- a CDS encoding outer membrane beta-barrel protein, with amino-acid sequence MKRYLLPLCLGPALAAHAQTTAVPVSGRVADGKDQSPLIGANVLLIHLPDSVRSGVAADAQGGFQFDNVAPGRYLLDASFVGYQRLRQAVTVGAEPLRLGTLALAAGGVQLKGVVVTAAAQLASQKGDTTQFNARAFKTNPDATAGDLLQKMPGVTVGTDGKVQAQGETVQQVLVDGKPFFGTDPDAVLKNLPADAIDKIEVFDQRSEQSRFSGFDDGNTTKTINVITKAEYRNGSFGRVVGGVGPSGQRDAASNDAARYRLNGNLNNFHGDRRISVLAQSNNVNEQNFGTDDLLGVVGNSNQGGGGRGGGGGGQGGGGAANNFLVNQSGGITKTNALGLNYSNVWNKKTQLTGSYFFNRADNRVLSNTQRYYVTAAGSTYNQDANTGSLNTNHRFNLRLEHQLDSANSLLFIPRLSFQRNNGTSSLQGLTARGGVVQSQINSDYAALYSGVNTSGSLLLRHRYRRVGRTLSLNVSGGYNNKNGNSDLLTTNTGSPRANLNQHSDLAQYGSNVGANLAYTEPLSKTDQLQANYNLNYAPNNSDKRTLDYADAGRQNPRLDTALSNVFQNYYLTQAGGLSYRHVTPKYQASLGVAGQYSELMSTAQFPREGTGRYTFVNLLPQAMLNYRFSRQKNLRIFYRTSTNPPSISQLQAVVNNSNPLQLTIGNPNLRQEYGHSAVLRYSASNLKASSNFFALLSGSFTQNPIANRSLVATRDTAVAPEGAGLVALPAGAQLTQPTNLSQQYSVRTQASYGRPLKAIKTNLNVNLNASYAQAPGIVNGGLNYARTPALGAGIVLSSNISPELDFTLSTNATQSYVRNTLQTRLNTNYYSQVTRLRLGWIVGPGINIQTDVAHQAYAGLSGSYNQQYVLWNASLGKKVFPGQRGEIKVYAFDLLGQNRSAQVNVTEAYYEQVRTTILQRYFMLMFTYNIRSGNVQVPQGPSEDRPGRGEGGGRRGGFGRPDGGGGPGGGAPGMGGPPPGGA; translated from the coding sequence ATGAAACGCTACTTATTGCCGCTGTGCCTGGGCCCCGCCCTCGCTGCCCACGCCCAAACCACTGCCGTGCCCGTGAGTGGGCGCGTGGCCGACGGCAAGGACCAAAGCCCGCTCATCGGGGCCAACGTGCTGCTGATTCACTTGCCCGACTCGGTGCGCAGCGGCGTGGCGGCCGATGCCCAGGGCGGGTTCCAGTTCGACAACGTGGCCCCCGGGCGCTACCTGCTCGATGCCTCGTTTGTGGGCTACCAGCGCCTGCGCCAGGCGGTCACCGTCGGGGCCGAGCCGCTGCGCCTGGGCACGCTGGCTTTGGCCGCGGGCGGCGTGCAGCTGAAGGGCGTGGTGGTGACGGCCGCCGCCCAGCTGGCCTCGCAGAAGGGCGACACGACGCAGTTCAACGCCCGGGCCTTCAAAACCAACCCCGACGCCACGGCCGGCGACCTGCTCCAGAAAATGCCCGGCGTGACGGTGGGCACCGACGGCAAGGTGCAGGCCCAGGGCGAAACCGTGCAGCAGGTACTGGTGGACGGCAAGCCGTTTTTCGGTACCGACCCCGACGCGGTGCTCAAGAACCTGCCCGCCGACGCCATCGACAAAATCGAGGTGTTTGACCAGCGCAGCGAGCAGAGCCGGTTTTCGGGCTTCGACGACGGCAACACCACCAAAACCATCAACGTCATCACCAAGGCCGAGTACCGCAACGGCAGCTTCGGGCGCGTGGTGGGCGGCGTGGGGCCCTCCGGCCAGCGCGACGCGGCCAGCAACGACGCGGCCCGCTACCGCCTCAACGGCAACCTCAACAACTTCCACGGCGACCGCCGCATTTCGGTGCTGGCGCAGAGCAACAACGTGAACGAGCAGAACTTCGGCACCGACGACCTGCTGGGTGTGGTGGGCAACTCGAACCAGGGCGGCGGGGGCCGCGGGGGTGGGGGCGGCGGCCAGGGCGGCGGCGGGGCCGCCAATAACTTCTTGGTGAACCAGAGCGGCGGCATCACCAAAACCAACGCGCTGGGCCTGAACTACTCCAACGTATGGAACAAAAAAACCCAGCTCACGGGCAGCTACTTCTTCAACCGGGCCGACAACCGGGTGCTCAGCAACACGCAGCGCTACTACGTAACGGCGGCGGGCAGCACCTACAACCAGGACGCCAACACGGGCAGCCTGAACACCAACCACCGCTTCAACCTGCGCCTGGAGCACCAGCTTGACTCGGCCAACTCGCTGCTGTTCATCCCGCGGCTGAGCTTCCAGCGCAACAACGGCACCAGCAGCTTGCAGGGCCTCACGGCCCGCGGCGGCGTGGTGCAGAGCCAGATCAACAGCGACTACGCGGCCCTCTACAGCGGCGTGAACACGAGCGGCAGCCTGCTGCTGCGCCACCGCTACCGCCGCGTGGGCCGCACCCTCTCGCTGAACGTGAGCGGCGGCTACAACAACAAGAACGGCAACTCGGACCTGCTGACCACCAACACCGGCTCGCCCCGTGCCAACCTCAACCAGCACAGCGACTTGGCCCAGTACGGCAGCAACGTAGGGGCCAACCTGGCCTACACCGAGCCGCTGAGCAAAACCGACCAGCTCCAGGCCAACTACAACCTCAACTACGCGCCCAACAACTCCGACAAGCGCACGCTGGACTACGCCGACGCCGGCCGCCAAAACCCGCGCCTCGACACGGCCCTGAGCAACGTGTTCCAGAACTACTACCTCACCCAGGCCGGGGGCCTCAGCTACCGGCACGTCACGCCCAAGTACCAGGCCAGCCTGGGCGTGGCCGGGCAGTACTCGGAGCTGATGAGCACGGCGCAGTTCCCGCGCGAGGGCACGGGGCGCTACACCTTCGTGAACCTGCTGCCCCAGGCCATGCTGAACTACCGGTTTTCGCGCCAGAAGAACCTGCGCATCTTCTACCGCACCAGCACCAACCCGCCCAGCATCAGCCAGCTGCAGGCCGTGGTGAACAACTCCAACCCCTTGCAGCTCACCATCGGCAACCCCAACCTGCGGCAGGAATACGGCCACTCGGCGGTGCTGCGCTACTCGGCTTCTAACCTGAAGGCGTCGAGCAACTTCTTCGCCCTGCTCTCGGGCTCGTTCACCCAGAACCCCATTGCCAACCGCAGCCTCGTGGCCACCCGCGACACGGCCGTGGCCCCCGAGGGCGCGGGCCTGGTGGCCTTGCCCGCCGGGGCCCAGCTCACGCAGCCCACCAACCTGAGCCAGCAGTACAGCGTGCGCACCCAGGCCAGCTACGGCCGCCCCCTCAAGGCCATCAAAACCAACCTGAACGTGAACCTGAACGCCAGCTACGCGCAGGCGCCGGGCATCGTGAACGGGGGCCTGAACTACGCCCGCACGCCGGCCCTGGGCGCGGGCATCGTGCTCAGCTCCAACATCAGCCCGGAGCTCGACTTCACGCTCTCGACCAACGCCACCCAGAGCTACGTGCGCAACACGTTGCAAACCCGCCTCAACACCAACTACTACTCGCAGGTGACGCGCCTGCGCCTGGGCTGGATTGTGGGCCCCGGCATCAACATCCAAACCGACGTGGCCCACCAGGCCTACGCCGGCCTGTCGGGGAGCTACAACCAGCAATACGTTCTCTGGAACGCCAGCCTGGGCAAGAAAGTGTTTCCGGGCCAGCGCGGCGAAATTAAAGTCTACGCCTTCGACCTGCTGGGCCAGAACCGCAGCGCCCAAGTCAACGTGACGGAGGCCTATTACGAGCAAGTACGCACCACCATTTTGCAGCGCTACTTCATGCTCATGTTCACCTACAACATCCGCAGCGGCAACGTGCAGGTGCCCCAGGGCCCCAGCGAGGACCGCCCCGGGCGCGGCGAGGGCGGCGGGCGGCGAGGCGGCTTCGGCCGGCCCGATGGCGGCGGGGGCCCCGGCGGTGGGGCCCCGGGTATGGGCGGCCCACCGCCCGGCGGGGCGTAG
- a CDS encoding malectin domain-containing carbohydrate-binding protein, with translation MLPNFTASYRPAAVRQCAGPLLAGLLLAAGAARAQGPTVTSLLPARNAVAAPRPTPVAVTFNQALANNAATQGALKVFSQQAGGLKAGTAAVSGSTLRFQPTTTFKAGETVSATVTAAAQSSTGVAAQPQVFQFTTATSPTNGLFGGGSDAPTSKGLTDLVTGDVDGDGDLDIITINGGNTFGASNDVSIRLNNGDGTYTNSPHSFLVGSSGQQLRGLTIGDVDGDGDLDLLLTSIIDNGHAPGAALEYLNDGKGTFTASGSVPLGFDVGQTVLGDIDGDGDLDFLGVSTAGIPGTGRTYRIVVAVRLNDGHGVFSGTQTLEQQTSYLALGDADGDGDLDLFGSLRGVVILSLNDGQGVFGTAQPLGINNNDIYAGRFVLGDLNGDGSLDVAGASYDSTIKDGTINIGLNDGTGAFTTSPAVALADPNIQVSDVYLALGDVDGDGDLDLVGAGAGPPVVGAGAGATTVSVRLNDGQGHFTGSRQVAVTIAASEEARLWAVALGDVDNDGTLDILAGSASALPSPDNNNSIVSVRLNQAKTLVPNAYRLNAGGPALATTRGAFAADQYYDATAASAAFSTKSPIAGTPDPALYQTERFSTQGALRYALPVPNGSYSVVLHFAEFYWTKPGQRVFDAALEGQKVLDHYDIVKKVGPLTATTETFTVTVTDGILNLDLTVPYLSGGMDQAKLSALEVLPVLPAAIRLNAGGGALATTRGAFAADQSYSAASAAFTTTAPIAGTSDPALYQTERYGTDGKLSYALPVANGQYSVVLHFAEIYWTKPGQRVFDAALEGTKVLDHYDIVRKVGALTATTETFVVTVTDGVLNLDLSVPYLSGGADQPKLSAIEVLSGGPAQAASRGALAQAAPKGPAPSGVSVYPNPSAGRFTLACTAAVAQAATLLLTDELGRVVRRQQVQLQAGPNVLPVEAAGTPTGLYQLVLRTADGQSQRQKVMIQP, from the coding sequence ATGCTCCCAAATTTTACTGCTTCGTACCGTCCGGCGGCCGTGCGCCAGTGCGCCGGCCCGCTCCTAGCGGGGCTACTGCTGGCCGCTGGCGCGGCCCGCGCCCAGGGCCCCACCGTCACCAGCCTATTGCCCGCACGTAACGCCGTGGCTGCGCCGCGCCCCACGCCCGTGGCCGTTACCTTCAACCAGGCCCTGGCCAACAACGCCGCTACCCAGGGGGCCCTGAAAGTGTTCAGCCAGCAAGCCGGCGGCCTGAAGGCCGGCACGGCCGCCGTCAGCGGCAGCACCCTGCGCTTCCAGCCCACCACGACTTTTAAAGCGGGCGAAACGGTGTCGGCCACCGTCACCGCCGCGGCCCAAAGCAGCACCGGCGTCGCGGCCCAGCCGCAGGTATTCCAGTTTACCACGGCCACCAGCCCGACCAACGGCCTCTTCGGGGGGGGCTCCGACGCGCCAACGAGTAAGGGGCTCACCGACCTGGTGACGGGCGACGTGGACGGCGACGGCGACCTGGACATCATTACGATCAACGGCGGCAACACGTTCGGTGCCTCCAACGACGTGAGCATCCGCCTCAACAACGGCGACGGCACGTACACCAACAGCCCCCACTCGTTTTTGGTGGGCAGCTCGGGCCAACAACTAAGGGGCCTAACAATCGGCGACGTGGATGGCGACGGCGACCTGGATTTACTGCTAACCTCTATCATAGATAATGGTCATGCTCCTGGAGCCGCGCTGGAATACCTCAACGATGGCAAGGGTACTTTCACAGCCAGCGGCTCCGTGCCGCTGGGCTTCGATGTCGGCCAAACCGTGTTGGGCGACATTGACGGCGACGGCGACCTGGATTTTCTGGGCGTGAGCACCGCGGGCATCCCTGGCACAGGAAGAACTTATAGAATTGTCGTGGCGGTGCGGCTCAACGACGGCCACGGCGTATTCAGCGGTACCCAGACCCTGGAACAGCAAACCTCCTACCTGGCGCTGGGCGACGCGGACGGCGACGGCGACCTCGACCTGTTCGGGAGCCTGCGCGGCGTGGTGATCCTGAGCCTGAACGACGGGCAGGGTGTTTTTGGGACTGCCCAGCCGTTGGGCATAAATAATAACGACATCTACGCGGGCCGCTTCGTGCTGGGCGACTTGAACGGCGACGGCAGCCTCGACGTGGCGGGGGCCTCCTACGATAGCACAATCAAAGATGGCACGATCAACATCGGCCTCAACGACGGTACGGGGGCCTTCACCACTAGCCCGGCGGTAGCGCTAGCAGATCCTAATATACAAGTCTCCGATGTCTACCTAGCCCTGGGCGACGTGGACGGCGACGGCGACCTCGACTTGGTGGGGGCCGGCGCGGGTCCCCCCGTGGTGGGGGCGGGCGCGGGGGCCACTACCGTGAGCGTGCGGCTCAACGACGGCCAGGGCCACTTTACGGGCAGCCGGCAGGTAGCGGTAACCATTGCCGCCTCGGAGGAGGCGAGATTGTGGGCCGTGGCGCTGGGCGACGTGGACAACGACGGCACCTTGGACATCCTCGCCGGCAGCGCCAGCGCGCTTCCTTCGCCCGACAACAACAATAGCATCGTGAGCGTCCGCCTAAACCAGGCGAAGACCCTCGTGCCCAACGCCTACCGCCTGAACGCCGGCGGCCCGGCCCTGGCCACTACCCGTGGGGCCTTCGCCGCCGACCAGTACTACGACGCGACCGCCGCCAGCGCCGCCTTCTCCACCAAGTCCCCCATCGCCGGCACGCCCGACCCGGCCCTCTACCAAACCGAGCGGTTCAGCACCCAAGGCGCCCTCCGCTACGCCCTACCCGTGCCCAACGGCTCTTACAGCGTCGTGCTCCACTTCGCCGAGTTCTACTGGACCAAGCCCGGCCAGCGTGTTTTCGACGCCGCTTTGGAAGGCCAAAAAGTGCTCGACCACTACGACATCGTTAAGAAAGTGGGGCCCCTGACGGCCACCACCGAAACCTTCACCGTCACCGTCACCGACGGCATCCTGAACCTCGACCTCACGGTGCCTTACTTAAGCGGTGGCATGGACCAAGCCAAGCTCTCGGCCCTGGAAGTGCTGCCCGTTCTGCCCGCCGCTATCCGCTTGAACGCCGGCGGCGGGGCCCTGGCCACCACCCGCGGGGCCTTTGCCGCCGACCAGTCCTACTCGGCCGCCAGCGCCGCCTTCACCACCACGGCTCCTATCGCCGGTACCTCTGACCCGGCCCTCTACCAAACCGAGCGCTACGGCACCGACGGCAAGCTCAGCTACGCGCTGCCCGTGGCCAACGGCCAGTACAGCGTCGTGCTCCACTTCGCCGAAATCTATTGGACCAAGCCCGGCCAGCGCGTGTTCGACGCCGCCCTGGAAGGCACCAAAGTGCTCGACCACTACGACATCGTCCGCAAGGTGGGGGCCCTGACGGCCACCACGGAGACCTTCGTCGTCACCGTCACCGACGGCGTGCTCAACCTCGACCTGAGCGTGCCCTACCTGAGCGGCGGCGCCGACCAACCCAAGCTCTCGGCCATCGAGGTGCTGAGCGGCGGCCCGGCCCAGGCCGCCAGCCGCGGGGCCTTGGCCCAGGCAGCCCCCAAAGGCCCGGCGCCATCGGGCGTGAGCGTGTACCCCAACCCCTCCGCCGGGCGCTTCACCCTGGCCTGCACGGCCGCCGTGGCGCAGGCCGCCACGCTGCTGCTCACCGACGAGCTGGGCCGCGTGGTGCGGCGGCAGCAGGTGCAGTTGCAAGCCGGCCCCAACGTGCTGCCCGTGGAAGCCGCGGGAACCCCTACCGGCCTCTACCAGCTCGTGCTGCGCACCGCCGACGGGCAAAGCCAGCGCCAGAAAGTGATGATTCAACCTTAA
- a CDS encoding O-methyltransferase has product MTSEQYAAAHTAPEPPLLAQLTRETHLQLLLPRMSSGHVQGRFLSMLSQLMGPRRVLEIGTFCGYATLCLAEGLAAGGHLHTIEINPEREARIRRYVAAAGLAERVTLHIGDAHEVLTGLADEVWDLVFVDADKRANAAYFEAVIGQVRPGGLLIVDNVLWSGKVLPGHALKPGDKDTPAVQAFNDQVARDPRVEPVFLPLRDGLLLLRKK; this is encoded by the coding sequence ATGACCTCCGAGCAATACGCCGCCGCCCACACGGCCCCCGAGCCGCCGCTGCTGGCCCAGCTCACCCGCGAAACCCACCTGCAACTGCTCCTGCCGCGCATGAGCAGCGGGCACGTGCAGGGGCGCTTTTTGAGTATGCTGAGCCAGCTGATGGGGCCCCGGCGGGTGCTTGAAATTGGCACGTTTTGCGGGTACGCCACCCTGTGCCTGGCCGAGGGGCTGGCCGCGGGCGGGCACTTGCACACCATCGAAATCAACCCCGAGCGGGAGGCGCGCATCCGGCGCTACGTGGCAGCGGCGGGCTTGGCAGAGCGCGTGACGCTGCACATCGGCGACGCGCACGAAGTTTTGACCGGGTTGGCCGATGAAGTGTGGGACTTGGTCTTTGTTGACGCCGACAAGCGCGCCAACGCCGCTTACTTTGAAGCAGTTATCGGCCAGGTACGGCCGGGCGGACTCCTGATCGTCGACAATGTGCTGTGGAGCGGCAAGGTGCTGCCGGGCCACGCGCTGAAGCCCGGCGACAAGGACACGCCCGCCGTACAAGCCTTTAACGACCAGGTGGCCCGCGACCCGCGCGTCGAGCCCGTGTTCTTGCCCCTGCGCGACGGCTTGCTGCTGCTGCGCAAAAAGTAG
- a CDS encoding FG-GAP-like repeat-containing protein gives MLPNFTVLHRPVAMRRYAGPLLAGLLLATSAAHAQPLTLTSVSPARNAVAVPRPAPVAATFSIALANNAATQGALKVFSQQAGGLKAGTATVSGNTLSFQPTTPFRAGETVSALLTLAVQGRSGEGLKREEPLVFQFTTATAPSTGTFTRSLDQSLENGKDVAIGDVNGDGFPDLLFIDKNSTATKAAHTVTVRLNDGRGTFGSAQAVEVGVSPTSLALGDMDNDGDLDLVVGVDLQSIQTVNIAFNDGTGTFAPPKRAGLFQFGSFDIQNLVLGDTNGDGYLDVLASTGINSSFVSFVNDRKGGLIFVDQPQSRAFVDGMALGDIDGDGDLDLLTAGTFSGPPVYVFTNNGQGVFSESAAVAITPNADTGPESVALGDVNGDGFLDFVARHPGSVSVRLNDGHGNFSGSQEVPADGNSGKRGVALADINGDGFLDILATNAEKGTVSIRLNDGMGTFSGSNEVTTVSAAANIVLADFNGDGTLDLTTQGYQALSVQLNQPTPTAPLTITGVSPARNAVAAPRPAPVAVTFNQALANNAATQGALKVFSQQAGGLKAGTAAVSGSTLTLQPTTPFRAGELVQATVTAGAQSSTGAAAQPQVFQFTTATAPSAGTFGGGSDVVVGTDPRSVAVGDLDGDGDSDLVSANTAANTVSVRLNNGSAIFSGTQEVAVGASPRTVVLADVDADGDLDLLTANGSGQVNSSRISVRLNNGQGVFGGGSDIVYGRGQTVTYFDLVVGDVDRDGDLDLIAPNVEGAGNFFGSNIDIYLNDGQGSFSFGTQSFKSGLIISSVALGDINGDGTLDILANESPGGTVYVNLGNGNGGFTDSGQRVSVGRGATTPRGIVLGDVDGDGDLDLVSNSRGTVSVRLNNGSGVFSGTQEVPVNGSPLESPLSVALGDIDGDGDLDLLAAATTLSVRINDGRGQFSGTQEVATNGPPFSLALGDLDGNGTLDVVAPSSETNTVSVRLNQATPTPPTTATSYRLNAGGGALTTTRGAFAADQYYDAANSDRFTTQAPIAGTPDPALYQTERFSTHGTLSYSLPVPNGQYSVVLHFAELYWTKPGQRVFDAALEGKKVLDHYDIVKKVGPLTATTETFAVTVTDGVLNLDLSVPYLSGGMDQAKLSALEVLPVLPAAIRLNAGAGALMTTRGAFAADQYYSANSAAAATTAAIAGTPDPALYQTERYGTNGTLRYAVPVANGQYTVVLHFAEFYWTKPGQRVFDAALEGTKVLDHYDIVKKVGPLVATTETFAVTVTDGVLNLDLTVPYLSGGMDQPKLSALEVLSGSPAQAASRGAVAQATPKNNVPLGLSVYPNPSTGRFTLTCTAAGAQAATLLLTDELGRVVRRQPVQLQAGPNALAVDANGAPAGLYQLVLRTADGQTQRQKVLIQP, from the coding sequence ATGCTTCCAAATTTTACAGTTCTGCACCGCCCGGTGGCCATGCGTCGGTATGCCGGCCCGCTCCTGGCGGGGCTGCTGCTGGCCACCAGCGCGGCCCACGCCCAACCCCTTACTCTCACCAGCGTGTCGCCCGCGCGCAACGCCGTGGCCGTTCCGCGCCCCGCACCCGTAGCCGCCACCTTCAGCATAGCCTTAGCTAATAATGCCGCCACCCAGGGGGCCCTAAAAGTGTTCAGCCAGCAGGCCGGGGGTCTCAAAGCTGGCACAGCCACCGTTAGCGGCAACACCCTAAGCTTCCAGCCCACCACACCCTTCCGAGCCGGTGAAACGGTATCAGCCCTATTAACCCTGGCGGTGCAGGGCAGAAGCGGCGAAGGCCTTAAGAGGGAGGAACCGCTGGTGTTCCAGTTCACCACCGCCACGGCCCCTAGTACCGGCACATTTACCCGGAGCCTCGACCAAAGCTTGGAAAACGGCAAAGACGTAGCCATAGGCGACGTGAACGGCGATGGTTTTCCAGACCTGCTCTTCATCGACAAAAATAGTACGGCCACCAAGGCTGCCCACACGGTGACCGTGCGCTTAAACGACGGCCGCGGCACCTTCGGCAGTGCCCAAGCAGTTGAAGTAGGCGTTAGCCCCACGAGTTTGGCCCTGGGGGACATGGATAACGACGGGGATTTGGACTTGGTAGTAGGCGTTGATTTACAGAGTATTCAGACGGTAAACATAGCGTTCAACGACGGGACGGGGACTTTTGCGCCCCCCAAGCGGGCGGGTCTTTTTCAATTCGGTAGCTTCGACATTCAGAACCTCGTGCTGGGCGACACCAATGGCGACGGCTACCTCGACGTCTTGGCTTCCACTGGCATTAATAGCTCGTTTGTTTCGTTCGTCAACGACCGCAAAGGGGGCCTTATATTCGTTGACCAGCCTCAATCCCGTGCTTTTGTGGACGGCATGGCCCTGGGCGACATCGATGGCGACGGTGACTTAGACCTGCTGACCGCTGGCACCTTTAGCGGCCCACCAGTCTACGTGTTCACGAACAATGGCCAAGGCGTGTTCAGCGAGAGCGCCGCTGTGGCCATAACCCCGAATGCAGACACTGGTCCTGAATCGGTGGCGTTGGGCGACGTGAACGGGGACGGCTTCTTGGATTTCGTGGCCAGACACCCGGGCAGCGTGAGCGTACGCCTCAACGACGGCCACGGCAACTTCAGCGGCAGCCAGGAAGTGCCGGCCGACGGCAACAGCGGCAAACGGGGCGTGGCGCTGGCCGATATCAACGGGGATGGCTTTTTAGACATATTGGCAACCAATGCCGAAAAGGGCACCGTAAGCATCCGTTTAAACGACGGGATGGGTACATTTAGCGGCAGCAACGAGGTAACCACCGTAAGCGCAGCCGCTAACATAGTCCTAGCCGACTTCAACGGAGACGGCACCCTGGATTTAACTACGCAAGGCTATCAAGCCCTTAGCGTGCAATTGAACCAGCCGACGCCTACTGCGCCGCTCACCATCACCGGCGTGTCGCCCGCGCGCAACGCCGTGGCCGCGCCGCGCCCCGCGCCCGTAGCCGTCACCTTCAACCAGGCCCTGGCCAACAACGCCGCCACCCAGGGGGCCCTAAAGGTGTTCAGCCAGCAGGCCGGTGGCTTGAAAGCCGGCACGGCCGCCGTCAGCGGCAGCACGCTCACCTTACAGCCCACCACGCCCTTCCGGGCGGGCGAGTTGGTGCAGGCCACCGTCACGGCCGGGGCCCAAAGCAGCACCGGCGCCGCGGCCCAGCCGCAGGTGTTCCAATTCACCACGGCCACGGCCCCCAGCGCGGGCACTTTCGGCGGCGGCTCGGACGTGGTGGTAGGCACAGATCCTCGCAGCGTTGCAGTTGGGGACTTGGATGGAGACGGGGACTCGGACTTGGTTTCCGCCAACACGGCGGCCAATACAGTAAGCGTCCGTTTAAACAACGGCAGCGCTATTTTCAGTGGCACTCAAGAAGTAGCCGTTGGCGCATCTCCACGAACAGTGGTGCTAGCGGATGTTGATGCAGACGGGGACTTAGACTTACTCACGGCCAATGGCAGCGGTCAAGTCAACAGCAGCCGAATAAGTGTGCGCCTCAACAATGGCCAAGGGGTGTTTGGTGGAGGCTCCGACATTGTATACGGACGAGGGCAAACCGTAACGTACTTTGATTTGGTAGTAGGGGATGTCGACAGAGACGGTGACTTAGATCTTATTGCGCCCAATGTAGAGGGGGCTGGCAATTTTTTTGGTTCGAATATAGACATCTACCTCAACGATGGCCAAGGCTCTTTTAGCTTCGGCACGCAATCATTTAAAAGTGGGCTCATTATATCGAGCGTAGCGCTCGGGGATATTAACGGTGATGGCACCCTGGATATACTAGCAAACGAGTCCCCCGGAGGCACTGTTTACGTAAACCTGGGCAACGGCAACGGGGGCTTTACCGATAGTGGCCAGCGCGTTTCCGTGGGCCGGGGTGCTACTACGCCGCGGGGTATCGTATTAGGCGACGTAGACGGCGACGGCGACTTGGATTTAGTATCCAACAGCCGAGGCACCGTGAGTGTACGCCTGAACAACGGCAGCGGGGTATTCTCAGGAACCCAAGAGGTTCCAGTAAACGGTTCTCCTTTGGAATCTCCTTTAAGTGTTGCCTTGGGGGACATCGACGGGGACGGGGACCTCGACCTGTTAGCGGCGGCCACTACGTTGAGCGTCCGAATAAATGACGGCCGGGGCCAGTTTAGCGGGACCCAGGAAGTAGCGACCAATGGCCCACCCTTTAGCTTGGCACTGGGCGATTTGGACGGAAACGGCACCCTCGATGTGGTTGCGCCAAGCAGCGAAACGAACACGGTGAGCGTGCGCCTAAACCAGGCCACTCCTACGCCACCAACCACTGCGACCTCCTATCGCCTGAACGCCGGGGGCGGGGCCCTGACGACCACCCGCGGCGCGTTTGCTGCCGACCAGTACTACGACGCGGCCAATAGCGACCGATTCACCACCCAGGCCCCCATCGCCGGCACGCCCGACCCGGCCCTCTACCAAACCGAACGGTTCAGCACCCACGGCACGCTCAGCTACTCCCTGCCCGTGCCCAACGGCCAGTACAGCGTCGTGCTCCATTTCGCCGAACTTTACTGGACCAAGCCTGGCCAGCGCGTCTTCGACGCCGCCCTGGAGGGCAAAAAAGTACTCGACCACTACGACATCGTCAAGAAAGTGGGGCCCCTGACGGCCACCACGGAGACGTTTGCCGTCACCGTCACCGACGGCGTGCTCAACCTCGACCTGAGCGTGCCCTACCTGAGCGGCGGCATGGACCAAGCCAAGCTCTCGGCTTTGGAAGTGCTGCCCGTCCTGCCCGCCGCTATCCGCCTGAATGCTGGCGCTGGGGCCCTGATGACCACCCGCGGGGCCTTCGCCGCCGATCAGTACTACTCGGCGAATAGCGCCGCCGCCGCCACTACGGCGGCCATCGCTGGCACGCCCGACCCGGCCCTCTACCAAACCGAGCGCTACGGCACCAACGGCACCCTCCGCTACGCCGTGCCCGTGGCCAACGGCCAGTACACGGTAGTGCTCCACTTCGCCGAATTCTACTGGACCAAGCCCGGCCAGCGCGTGTTTGACGCCGCCCTGGAAGGCACCAAGGTGCTCGACCACTACGACATCGTGAAGAAGGTAGGGCCTTTGGTAGCCACCACGGAGACGTTTGCCGTCACCGTCACTGACGGCGTGCTCAACCTCGACCTCACGGTGCCTTACCTAAGCGGTGGAATGGACCAGCCTAAGCTCTCGGCCCTCGAAGTGCTCAGCGGCAGCCCGGCCCAGGCCGCGAGCCGCGGGGCCGTGGCCCAGGCAACTCCCAAAAATAATGTTCCGCTGGGCCTGAGCGTATATCCCAACCCATCCACTGGGCGCTTCACCCTGACCTGCACCGCCGCTGGGGCCCAGGCCGCCACGCTGCTGCTCACCGACGAGCTCGGCCGCGTGGTGCGCCGCCAGCCGGTGCAGCTGCAGGCCGGCCCCAACGCCCTGGCCGTGGACGCCAACGGCGCCCCCGCCGGCCTCTACCAGCTCGTGCTGCGCACCGCTGACGGCCAGACCCAGCGCCAGAAAGTGCTGATTCAACCGTAG